One genomic segment of Microcella indica includes these proteins:
- the rnpA gene encoding ribonuclease P protein component — protein sequence MLGRAHRILRGEDFRRIVRRGRRASSSVAVIYCAPSDEGSGPRFGFIVSSKVGNAVHRNRVRRRLRAICAAASFVPVTADIVIRALPGAVDAGWDTLRSDIEGGLRGVVMT from the coding sequence GTGCTGGGGCGCGCGCACCGCATTCTGCGCGGTGAGGACTTCCGCCGCATCGTGCGTCGTGGCCGTCGTGCGTCCTCGTCCGTCGCGGTGATCTATTGTGCTCCGAGCGACGAGGGGTCTGGCCCCCGCTTCGGCTTCATCGTGTCCTCGAAGGTCGGCAACGCGGTGCACCGCAATCGCGTGCGCCGTCGTCTGCGTGCGATCTGCGCAGCGGCATCCTTCGTGCCGGTCACCGCGGACATCGTGATCCGGGCACTCCCAGGGGCCGTCGACGCTGGCTGGGATACCCTGCGTTCTGACATCGAGGGCGGTCTTCGAGGGGTGGTGATGACGTGA